The DNA segment TTTAACGACTGCCCTGTTCCGGTAGAAAACATGCTTTCGGACCGTCAGAATGGATTTAAAATTGCAGTAAACATCCTGAACATTGGAAGGATCAAATTGGCTGCTGCAGCGATTGGCGCTTCTAAAGCAGTGATCGATACGGCAATTAATTATTCTAATGAGCGGATTCAGTTCGACCGCCCGATTTCAAAATATGGTGCCATCAGGTACAAACTGGCAGAAATGGCGGCTAAAGTATATGCAGTAGAGTCTGCAAATTACCGCGCCGGTCAGAACATCGACGATGCTTATGACACCTTGGTTGCCGGAGGAATGGATGCAAGTAAAGCGAAACTGAAATCTACAGAGCAGTTTGCCGTAGAATGCGCCATCCTGAAAGTATGGGGTTCTGAAGTGCTGGATTATGTGGTAGATGAAGGGGTACAGATTTATGGTGGAATGGGCTTCTCTGCGGAGGCACCTATGGACCGCGCTTACCGTGATGCAAGGATCAACAGGATCTTTGAAGGAACGAATGAGATCAACAGGTTGTTAACCGTAGATATGATGTTGAAGCGTGCGATGAAAGGCGAATTAGACCTGATGACGCCTGCTACAGCAGTAGCGGCAGAACTGATGTCGATCCCTGATTTCGGCGAAGAAGACGATACCTTGTTTGCCGCAGAAAAGAAAATCATTAAAAACCTGAAGAAAGCAACTTTGATGGTGGCAGGTGCCGCAGTGCAGAAGCTGATGATGAGCCTTTCTAAAGAACAGGAAATTCTGATGAACATTGCAGACATGGCGAGTTATGTGTACGTAGCAGAATCGACCTTGCTGAGAACAGAGAAATTAGTGAACCTTCGTGGGGAAGCGGCCTGTGAAGGTCAGCTGGACATGATGCGTATTTATTTTGTTGAAGCCGTTGATGGACTTCAGAAAGCAGGTAAAGAAGCATTGTGGGCTTTTGCAGAAGGTGATGAGCAAAGAATGATGATGGTAGGCTTACGCAGGTTTACCAAAATGGACGCTTTCAATGTCAAAGAGACACGCCAGAAAGTGGCGCAACAATTGATAGCTGCAAATAAATATTGTTATTAAGATAACGATTCATAATTAAACTGGACGCCCTTAATTTATTAAGGGCGTTTTTTATGAGGCTTTTTCCGGGGCCTGCAATTGTTAAAATTGGTTAAAAATTGTTCCATCAGTTAGAAAAGACTATTTTTGTGTATTATGTTAAAAAACAAGATCTTTCTGGGCTTATTCCTTCTCTGCGGGTTATTTGCAGCGTGTGAAAAAAAGAAGGATTATGATCCTGATACCCAGTTGGAGATTGATAAAGCAATTATAGCAAAATTCGTTGCGGATAGTGCTATTGCAGAAATCACAGTTCATCCCAAAGGGCTCAGTTATCGGATTTTAGCACCAGGTACAGGAGCCGCACCTAAATTAACCGATAGTATTCTGGTGGCTTATACCGCAAAAATATTAGGTGCGAAGTTTCCATTTGAGACGATCACTGTGGAGCAACCCGTTTTTTTAAGCCTCGGTGCTTTAATGGAAGGATGGACAATCGGACTGCCACTGATTGCCAAAGGAGGACAAATCAGGATGATCATTCCCTCCCCATTAGCCTATAAAGACTTTCAGGGGTCATCAATCCCACCCAATTCAATATTAGATTATACCGTTACCCTTGTGGATATCAATAATAAAAAAACCAAATGATTAAAAAGTTATCACTTTATACCTTTGCCTTGTTAGGGGCAGTTGTTCTTTTGAGTTCCTGTAAAAAGGAATATGAATCTGTTCAGACGCAGGATGATGCTAAAATAGCCGATTATCTGGCTAAAAATAATATTGTTGCTTTGCCAGATCCGGCAAAATCCGGATATTTTTATGTGCTCACACAGCCGGCCGATGGCGGAACACCTGCGCCGGAATATAAGGATGCAGATTCTGTACGTTATAATCTTGTTGGAAAATCAATGGTCAATGGTACAGTGTATGGCAGTTCGCCGCTGACCCGTAATCTGGGGATGCCTGTTGGTTATACTGGTATGGCTGTTCAGGGTGGTGGATTCATGGGGCTTCCGGTTCCCGCGATTTCAGATGTGATCAAGAAATTAAGACCCGGAGGTAGTGCCAGGATTTTCCTGCCTTCCTACCTTGCTTTTGGCAAAAACGGATTTCCTGGAGCAAAAATCCCTTCAAATGAAGTGATTGAATTGAACATCAGCACGTATTCGGAAAAGCAGGCGGCGTTAGATCAGCAACATATTTTGTCCTTTTTAACTGCCAATTCCCTGACTGCCCTAAAAGATGAATCTGGCGTTCATTACATCGTAACGACTTCGGGAACAGGAACTGATCCGATTAACGTCAATACAGACGTAGAGATAAAATATACTTTAAAGATGCTGGATGGAACAACGGCTGATTCCGGTCAGTTTACTGCAGCACCGAAAACTCTGGTGGTGGGAATGAAACAGATGTTGTTAAAATTTACAAAAGGAGCAAAATTCAGGTTATTTATTCCTTCGGTATTAGGATATGGAAATGTGACCAATCAATCAGGAAGCATTCCTGCCAATTCCGTTTTAGATTTTGACGTAGAGATTGTCAACGTTACCAACTAAACCGAGATAGGAAGATATTATTCATTTAATGCTTCTTTAAAGACTTTTAATACCCTTTCTCTTGCAAAAGCATGTTCAACTATAGGTTGTACATGCTTTTGTTGTTTATAAGCAGGGAGCCAACGGTCGATATATTTAAATTCAGGATCGAATTTTTTCGTCTGAAGCTCAGGGTTGAAGATCCGGAAGTAGGGTGCTGCGTCATTTCCGGAACCACAGGCCCACTGCCAGCCACCTACATTACTTGCCATTTCATAATCCAGTAATTTCTCTGCAAAATAGGCTTCGCCCCATCTCCAGTCGATCAAAAGATGTTTGGTCAGAAAACTGGCGACAACCATTCTGACACGGTTATGCATGTATCCGGTCGCATTCAATTGCCTCATTCCGGCATCTACAATCGGGTAGCCCGTATTGCCCTGGCACCAGGCTTCAAATTCTCTTTCGTCGTTTCTCCATTTTATGAGGTCATAAGCAGGTTTGAATGAATGGCCAACGGTATGTGGGAAATGCCATAAGATCATCATATAGAAATCTCTCCAGGCCAATTCAGATAGCCATTTTTCTGCTTTTTGGGCTAATGCTGCTCTGGCGGCTTCACGGATGCTGAGCGTACCAAAACGGAGGTGAATGCCGATCTGCGTGGTGGCGTCTTCAGCGGGAAAATCCCTTTTATCTTCATAAAGATCCAGCTTGCTGCTGAAGTCTTTATTTGGGAAGTTCAGGTCTGAGGTTTCAAATCCCATTTCAGAAAGACCGGGGATTTCCTGAGGAGCCAATGGAAAGAAATTACCGGCATATTTTTCTATCGGATAAGCCTTGATATAGAATTCATTCAGTTTTTGCTGCCATTGCCGGAAGTAGGGGGTAAATACGGTGTATGGTTTGCCATCCGCTTTTGTGATTTCATTTTTCTCGAAAATCACCTGGTCTTTGAAGGTATGAAAGCCGATTTGTTCCGAGCGCAGGTATTCGGCAAGGGCATCATCTCTCTCCCTTGCGTAAGGCTCATAGTCATGGTTGGCATATACAGATTTGACGGTATAACTGTTCAAAATCTCGGGCCATACCTCTTCCGGGCTACCATATTTGGCTAGAATGCTGCTCCCTGATTGTTGAAGACTGGAATTTAGCGCCTCCAGGGTTTTATGAATGAAAGTTACTCTTGCGTCTTTTTTATCCGATAGCTTACTGAGGATGTTTTTGTCAAAAATGAAAAGTAACAATACCGGTAAAGGACTTCGGAGTGCTTCATATAATGCGGCGTTGTCTTCTAATCTTAAATCTCTTCGTAACCAGCAAATGTTAATTTCTGACTTCATTATTTTAAAGGGGCTTGGGTTATGCCTGGTAAATCTGTTGGCCTTAGGCCTGGTAAATATCGGTTAAAGCATCTTCAAGTTGAAGGTATTTAAATTGAAAACCGGTATCCAGGAGCTTTTGGGCGGAAGTATTGTTGCTGATCAGGGCAACGGAGCTCATTTCTCCTAAAATAAGTTTTAAAATACTTTCCGGAATATTGACCGGCCATACTGGTCGGTGTAGTTTTTTAGCGATGGCTTTGGTTAGGCTTCTGTTGCTCACCGGGAAAGGGGCGCAGATATTATATGGGCCAGTCCATTGCTCGTTTTCGACTGCAGTCACAAATGCTTCAACCACATCATCGATATGTACCCATGGCACCCATTGTTTGCCGCTGCCCAATCCGGCTCCAACAAAAAATCGGATGGGTTTGTCAAGAGCTGGAAGTGCTCCTTCATTTCTGGCAAGCACAAAACCTATCCTGCATTTTACGATCCTCAGGCCTAAAGCCGTTCCTTCGTCAACAGCGGCTTCCCATTGCCGACAGCATTCGGCAAGAAATCCTGTTCCGGCAAGACTTTTTTCCGTTAGAATTTCATCTCCGGCATCTCCATAATAACCTACTGCCGAGGCGGAAATAAAGGTCTGAATGTCTGCCTGTTGTTCTTTTATCAGTTGGTAAAGGAGTGCTGTCGATAAGACCCTGCTGTCGATCACTTTTTTCTTGCGGGCCGGGCTCCATTTTTCGCCGGCAACATTTTCTCCTGCCAGATGGATGATGGTGTCTATACCTTCCAGGCAACCGGGGTCTATTTGCTGTTGATAGACATCCCATAAAAAGACTTTAACGTTTTCTATCACAACAGGTTTTCTGGAGAGGACGGAGATTTTATGTCCTTTCTCCTGTAAGGTCCGGATCAGTTTTTTGCCAATCAGGCCTGTGGCTCCGGTCATCAGAATGTGCTTCGTCATAATTTGTATAACCGCTTAACGGCATTTTAGTTTGGAATTAAGTCTTTTTCTTGTAAATGTTTGTTGCGCTTATGTAAATATTGCTTTATGCATTCGTACTAAGCTAAAAATTCGTATATTTTTGTGAATTATATACTTTATGTCCCCCTCATTAATGAAGTCTAAAAGAATATTAGTTTGGTTTAGAAATGATCTTCGATTACACGACAATGAAATGTTGGTTGAAGCCATTGCAAAATCCGACAGTATTTTGCCGGTTTATTTTTTTGATCCTCATTATTTTCAGCCCACCATATTTGAAACGGATAAGACCGGGGCACATCGGGCGAAGTTTCTGTTGGAAAGTGTTGCGGCACTAAGACAAGCTTTTCAGGAACTGGGTGGCGATATTTTACTGATGAAGGGAAGCCCGGAAGAATTAATGGCTAAATTGGTAGAAGACTATGAGATATCCGAAGTTTACCATCACCGTGAAGTGGCGCCGGAAGAGACCTTAATCTCTACTAAAGTAGAAGACCTTTTGTGGAAGCTTAAAATCAACCTGAAACATTTCATAGGACATACTTTATATAACAAAGAAGACCTTCCTTTTCCCATTAAGGATATTCCTGATGTCTTTGCCCAGTTTAAAAAGAAAACAGAGCGTGATGCCATCGTGAAATCCTGCTTTTTATCTCCTGAGGAGATCTCTTTTGTGGAGAATGAAGATTGGGGAGCGCTACCTTCCCTTGAAGACTTAGGTTTTGATTCCGCCATTTCTATTCCTGAACAATCATTTTTAGGTGGAGAGGATGCGGGCTTGCAACACCTGAAAGCATTGCTGGAAGAGGGCGCTGATATTTACCTGAAACCAGTGAAACAGAGTGCTGATAAACCTGGTTTTTCTTCCCGGTTGTCGGGCTGGTTGTCTTTAGGTTGTTTATCGCCGAGAAAGGTTTACTGGTTGGTAAAGGAAGCGGAGGCTACTTTTGGGGGGAATCCAAATTTCAATCAGATCCTTTTGGGTTTATTGTGGCGGGATTATTTCAGGTTTATGTTTAAAAAACATGGAATTGAATTTTTTCAGGATCCTGATTTCGAAAAGGAATTATTTTCTATCGCAGATAATGAGAACCCTGCCTTACAAAAATGGAAAACGGGAAATACCGGACATGTCATGATTGACAAGTACATGCATGAATTGAATGAATCCGGTTTTATTCCTCATTCGGGGCGCTTATTGGTTGCTACTTTCCTGGTTCATGTTTTAAAAGTCCACTGGACGAATGGAGCAGTCTATTTTGAGGATAAACTCATCGATTATGCACCGGCAAGTAACTGGGGAAATTGGGCGAATGTAGCAGGCGTAGGGAAAGATGCGAAATCAAAAAATACCTTTGACCTCGATAAGCAAATCAAAATACTGGAAACCGCTGTTTCCGATACAGCGCCGATGGCTTAAAAGCATTCTTTAAACTACTTTAGTTCCCCTTTTAACATTTATTTTCTATAAAAATTAAACAAAAATTGTTTTTTAAACAAAGTTGTTTAACATTTGTTGTAAACAATAACGTGAGGAAATTTTCAATAAGTGATATAGAGGGGCTCATTGGGATTAAAGCACATACGATCAGAGCCTGGGAGATAAGGTATAATCTGGTGCCACCCAAGAGAACACCCACGAACATTCGTTTCTACGATGAAGACGATCTAAAAATGCTGCTTAATATTGTGGCCCTGAACGAGAATGGCTATAAAATAAGCCGGATTGCCAAGATGACCCAAAAGCAGATCGCCGACCTGGTTACCCAGTTAAAGTCCGACCGGAGTAATGATTCCGTACAGATGCTCAGCCTTTCCAATGCTACGATCGCCTATGATGAAGTTGAGTTTTCTGAAATATTGGGAAAATGTATTGAGGAGATGGGCCTGGTCAAAACGATGGATGTGGTTCTTTTTCCTTTTATGAAGCGGGTAGGGATGCTGTGGCAAACCGGCACGATTGATCCTTCTCATGAGCACTTTGCTTCCAACCTGATCCGCGACCGCATCATTGTGGAAATCGATAAAGTGGAAAAACCTGAAAAGGCGGAAGTAAAAAGGTTTCTGCTTTTTCTTCCCGAAGCCGAAATGCATGAAACTGGCCTGCTTTTTGCCAGATACCTATTGAAGAGGTGTGGTCATGATACCCTATATCTGGGTTCAGAAATACCTTATACAGATCTTAAAAAAGTAGTGGCGTCCTATCAACCGGATTTCGCTTTTATAGTTTTAACTTCTTTAAATCTGGGTAAAGACATCAATAAAATTATAGGTAAAGTTATGGACAGTCTGAATGTTCCTTTGTTAGTTGCAGGTAGTTTAATCTCTGAATTTGATATCCTTGTGAAGGATCAGCTGACGCCGTTAAAGAATGTCTGTGATATGACCGATTTTTTGGAAGATTTATAAAGAAAATTGCCTGACTTAATAGGTAAAATCCTAATTTTGCATCACTTATAGCATATTCACACATAATGGATAATTTATCTTATCTCAACGGCACAAATGCCGAATACATAGAGTCCCTTTATCAAACTTATAAAGAAGATCCCAATTCGGTTGAATTTGGTTGGCAGAAATTTTTTGAAGGCTTCGACTTCGGCAGAGACTCCTCTCCGGCATCAGCAGGAGAAGAAACTCCTGAGCATTTTCTAAAGGAGGTTAGTGTTTTAAACATGATCAACGGTTACCGTCAGCGTGGCCACCTGTTTACACATACCAATCCGGTTAGAGAAAGACGTCAGCATCTTCCAACACTGGATCTGGAAAACTTTAAATTATCAGCGGCCGATCTTGATACAGTATTTAATTCAGGTGTTGAAATCGGCATCGGAGCAGCGAAATTAAGTGATATCGTTGCTTTCTTAAAACAGACTTACTGCCGTTCCATAGGTGCAGAATATAAATATGTCCGCACGCCGGAGGTATTGTCCTGGATCGAGCATAAAATGGAAAGTGTGCGTAACACGCCAAATTTCTCTATCGAAGAAAAACGGAGAATTTTAAAAAAGCTGAATGAAGCGGTAAGTTTTGAGAATTTCCTTGGAACGAAGTTCCTTGGTCAAAAACGTTTTTCTCTGGAAGGTGCGGAAGCTTTAATTCCTGCATTGGATTCCGTGATTGAAAAAGGTTCTGAGCTGGGGATCGAAGAATTTGTGATCGGAATGGCGCATCGTGGAAGGCTGAACGTTTTGGCCAACATCATGCAAAAGACCTATAAGGATATCTTTGCTGAGTTTGAAGGTAAAGGGTACAGTGCAGCATCACCTTTTGGTGGTGACGTAAAATACCATTTGGGTTACTCTACCGACGTAACCACCAATAATGGAAATAGTGTTCACCTGAGTTTATGTCCTAATCCATCCCACCTGGAAACAGTGAACGGAGTGGTAGAAGGAATGACCAGGTCTAAAATAGATTTTAAATACGGTGGTGATGATGCACGTATCGCACCAATTCTGATCCACGGTGATGCTTCTGTTGCCGGTCAGGGGATCGTATACGAAGTGATTCAGATGGCTGGCTTAGACGGGTACAAAACCGGAGGAACCATTCACCTGATCATCAATAACCAGATTGGTTTTACGACCAACTTTAAAGATGCACGTTCGAGTACTTATTGTACAGATATCGCTAAAGTAACTTTATCTCCCGTTTTCCATGTAAATGGAGATGATGTGGAGGCTTTGGTTTATGCGATCAACCTGGCAATGGAGTACCGTCAAAAATATAAAAACGATGTATTCATCGATATTTTATGCTACCGCAGGTTTGGACATAATGAGGCGGATGAACCTAAGTTCACACAGCCACTATTGTATAAAGCGATAGAGCAACATGCAAATCCGCGTGACATCTATGTTCAGCAGTTAATCAAAGAGGGTAAACTGGAAGCAAGTATGGCAAAAGAACTGGAAAAAGAATTCCGTGGTCTTTTGCAGGAGCGCCTGAATGAAGCTAAAGAAATTACTTCTACTTATCAGGATGTTAAATTTGGCGGTGCCTGGGCAGACATGCGTCTGGCTACGGTACAGGATTTTGAGACTTCCCCAAATACAGCGGTTAAGAAAACGACTTTGCTGGAAGTGGCCAAAAGAATCAGCAGCCTGCCTTCAGATAAAAAGTTCTTCAAGAAGATCGAAAAGCTTTTTGATGAGCGTAGTAAAATGGCAAATACCACACATGTGTTTGACTGGGCGATGGGTGAGCAACTGGCTTATGGTACTTTGCTTGCAGAAGGTAAACGTGTTCGTTTAAGCGGACAGGATGTGGAAAGAGGTACTTTCTCTCACCGTCATGCCGTTTTAACACTGGAAGATTCTGAAGAGGAGTACATCCCGTTGGCGCATGTTTCTGATCAACAGGCACCTTTCGATATTTACAATTCACATTTATCGGAATATGGTGTACTAGGTTTTGAATATGGTTATGCAATGGCCAACCCGAATGCATTGACGATCTGGGAAGCGCAGTTTGGTGATTTCTTTAACGGAGCACAGATTGTAGTAGATCAGTATATTGCAAGTGCCGAAACGAAATGGCAACGTGAGAATGGTTTGGTGATGTTATTGCCACATGGTTATGAAGGCCAGGGTCCTGAGCATTCATCGGCACGTATTGAGCGTTTTATGGAGCTTTGTGCAGATTACAACATGCAGGTAACGAACTGTACCACTCCGGCGAATTTCTTCCATGCGATCCGCAGACAGTTTAAGCGTGATTTTAGAAAGCCTTTGGTCGTGTTTACACCGAAGAGTCTTTTGCGTCATCCTTTATGCGTTTCTAAATTAGAAGAGTTCACAGACAACAAATTCCAGGAAGTGATTGACGATGCAAATGTGAAAGCAGCATCAGTAAACAGGGTATTGTTCTGTAGCGGTAAGATCTATTATGAGTTGTTGGAAAAACAACAAAAAGATCAGATCAAAGATGTGGCTATCGTAAGGGTGGAACAATTGTATCCAACGCCGTTGGCGCAGATGGAAGCGGTATATCAAAAATATAAAAATGCTAAAGAAGCCGTTTGGGTTCAGGAAGAACCTGAAAACATGGGTGCATGGCCATATTTGCTACGCAGGTTAAGAAAAACTATCTTTAATGATATTGAGGTGATATCAAGAAAAGAAAGCAGCAGTACGGCATCAGGTTTTGCTAGGCAACATGCAGATCAGCAAGCTTATATTTTAGCAAAAGCTTTCGAAATGCCCGTAACGGAAACGGAGAAAGAGATTGCCAAGAAGTCTGTGAGTAAAGTTTATAATGTAGATTAGAAAATATAATACATCAGTTATGAGTATAGAAATAAAAGTTCCGCCAGTAGGCGAGTCAATCACCGAAGTTGTTTTATCACGTTGGGTGAAAAATGATGGGGATGCAGTAGAAATGGATGAGGTAATTGCTGAATTGGAATCTGATAAAGCAACTTTTGAATTAACTGCAGAACAGGCCGGAACTTTAAGGACAGTGGCTAGTGAAGGCGATACATTGGCTATAGGTGCAGTAGTTTGTAAAATTGAAGACGGCGGTGCTGCTCCTAAATCTAAAGAAGCACCTGCAGCAGAAAAAGCGACTGTTGCTGAAGACACAAAATCTGCTCCGGTAGCAGAGAAATCCGCAGACAGCTATGCAACAGGTACTCCATCACCATCGGCAGGAAAAATTCTTGCAGAAAAAGGAGTGGATGCCGGATCGGTAAAAGGAACAGGTGTTGATGGAAGGATCACTAAAGAAGATGCATTAAATGCAGAAAAAGCACAGCCTAAAGCTGCTGCCCCTGCAACTGCTGCAGTTGTTGCCCCGGTTGCGGGCGCAAGAAATGAGCGCAGACAAAAAATGTCGCCACTACGTAAAACAGTTGCAAAACGTTTGGTAGCAGTGAAAAATGAAACGGCAATGTTAACTACTTTTAACGAAGTAAACATGAAGCCGATCATGGATCTTCGTGGAAAATATAAAGATCAGTTTAAAGAAAAATATGGTGTTGGTTTAGGCTTCATGAGCTTCTTTACCAAGGCTGTTTGTGAGGCAATGAAAGATTTCCCTGCAGTAAATGCAAGGATTGATGGCGAAGAATTGGTTTACAATGATTTTGTAGACATTTCTATTGCGGTATCTGCACCTAAAGGATTGGTAGTT comes from the Pedobacter sp. FW305-3-2-15-E-R2A2 genome and includes:
- a CDS encoding acyl-CoA dehydrogenase family protein — protein: METTDKKTIKGGEFLITETNYQDVFIPEEFDEEQQMIAQTCRDFLVAEVYPNLDRIDTQEEGLMPSLMDKAGALGILGVSIPEEFGGFGKNFNTSMLVADVIGAGHSFAVALSAHTGIGTLPILYYGNEAQKAKYIPKLGTGEWKAAYCLTEPNSGSDANSGKTKAKLSEDGKHYLITGQKMWITNGGFADIFIVFAKIDDDANLTAFIVEREFGGISMNPEEHKMGIKGSSTRQVFFNDCPVPVENMLSDRQNGFKIAVNILNIGRIKLAAAAIGASKAVIDTAINYSNERIQFDRPISKYGAIRYKLAEMAAKVYAVESANYRAGQNIDDAYDTLVAGGMDASKAKLKSTEQFAVECAILKVWGSEVLDYVVDEGVQIYGGMGFSAEAPMDRAYRDARINRIFEGTNEINRLLTVDMMLKRAMKGELDLMTPATAVAAELMSIPDFGEEDDTLFAAEKKIIKNLKKATLMVAGAAVQKLMMSLSKEQEILMNIADMASYVYVAESTLLRTEKLVNLRGEAACEGQLDMMRIYFVEAVDGLQKAGKEALWAFAEGDEQRMMMVGLRRFTKMDAFNVKETRQKVAQQLIAANKYCY
- a CDS encoding FKBP-type peptidyl-prolyl cis-trans isomerase; translation: MLKNKIFLGLFLLCGLFAACEKKKDYDPDTQLEIDKAIIAKFVADSAIAEITVHPKGLSYRILAPGTGAAPKLTDSILVAYTAKILGAKFPFETITVEQPVFLSLGALMEGWTIGLPLIAKGGQIRMIIPSPLAYKDFQGSSIPPNSILDYTVTLVDINNKKTK
- a CDS encoding FKBP-type peptidyl-prolyl cis-trans isomerase, with product MIKKLSLYTFALLGAVVLLSSCKKEYESVQTQDDAKIADYLAKNNIVALPDPAKSGYFYVLTQPADGGTPAPEYKDADSVRYNLVGKSMVNGTVYGSSPLTRNLGMPVGYTGMAVQGGGFMGLPVPAISDVIKKLRPGGSARIFLPSYLAFGKNGFPGAKIPSNEVIELNISTYSEKQAALDQQHILSFLTANSLTALKDESGVHYIVTTSGTGTDPINVNTDVEIKYTLKMLDGTTADSGQFTAAPKTLVVGMKQMLLKFTKGAKFRLFIPSVLGYGNVTNQSGSIPANSVLDFDVEIVNVTN
- a CDS encoding deoxyribodipyrimidine photo-lyase; its protein translation is MKSEINICWLRRDLRLEDNAALYEALRSPLPVLLLFIFDKNILSKLSDKKDARVTFIHKTLEALNSSLQQSGSSILAKYGSPEEVWPEILNSYTVKSVYANHDYEPYARERDDALAEYLRSEQIGFHTFKDQVIFEKNEITKADGKPYTVFTPYFRQWQQKLNEFYIKAYPIEKYAGNFFPLAPQEIPGLSEMGFETSDLNFPNKDFSSKLDLYEDKRDFPAEDATTQIGIHLRFGTLSIREAARAALAQKAEKWLSELAWRDFYMMILWHFPHTVGHSFKPAYDLIKWRNDEREFEAWCQGNTGYPIVDAGMRQLNATGYMHNRVRMVVASFLTKHLLIDWRWGEAYFAEKLLDYEMASNVGGWQWACGSGNDAAPYFRIFNPELQTKKFDPEFKYIDRWLPAYKQQKHVQPIVEHAFARERVLKVFKEALNE
- a CDS encoding TIGR01777 family oxidoreductase; the protein is MTKHILMTGATGLIGKKLIRTLQEKGHKISVLSRKPVVIENVKVFLWDVYQQQIDPGCLEGIDTIIHLAGENVAGEKWSPARKKKVIDSRVLSTALLYQLIKEQQADIQTFISASAVGYYGDAGDEILTEKSLAGTGFLAECCRQWEAAVDEGTALGLRIVKCRIGFVLARNEGALPALDKPIRFFVGAGLGSGKQWVPWVHIDDVVEAFVTAVENEQWTGPYNICAPFPVSNRSLTKAIAKKLHRPVWPVNIPESILKLILGEMSSVALISNNTSAQKLLDTGFQFKYLQLEDALTDIYQA
- a CDS encoding DASH family cryptochrome: MKSKRILVWFRNDLRLHDNEMLVEAIAKSDSILPVYFFDPHYFQPTIFETDKTGAHRAKFLLESVAALRQAFQELGGDILLMKGSPEELMAKLVEDYEISEVYHHREVAPEETLISTKVEDLLWKLKINLKHFIGHTLYNKEDLPFPIKDIPDVFAQFKKKTERDAIVKSCFLSPEEISFVENEDWGALPSLEDLGFDSAISIPEQSFLGGEDAGLQHLKALLEEGADIYLKPVKQSADKPGFSSRLSGWLSLGCLSPRKVYWLVKEAEATFGGNPNFNQILLGLLWRDYFRFMFKKHGIEFFQDPDFEKELFSIADNENPALQKWKTGNTGHVMIDKYMHELNESGFIPHSGRLLVATFLVHVLKVHWTNGAVYFEDKLIDYAPASNWGNWANVAGVGKDAKSKNTFDLDKQIKILETAVSDTAPMA
- a CDS encoding MerR family transcriptional regulator; this translates as MRKFSISDIEGLIGIKAHTIRAWEIRYNLVPPKRTPTNIRFYDEDDLKMLLNIVALNENGYKISRIAKMTQKQIADLVTQLKSDRSNDSVQMLSLSNATIAYDEVEFSEILGKCIEEMGLVKTMDVVLFPFMKRVGMLWQTGTIDPSHEHFASNLIRDRIIVEIDKVEKPEKAEVKRFLLFLPEAEMHETGLLFARYLLKRCGHDTLYLGSEIPYTDLKKVVASYQPDFAFIVLTSLNLGKDINKIIGKVMDSLNVPLLVAGSLISEFDILVKDQLTPLKNVCDMTDFLEDL
- a CDS encoding 2-oxoglutarate dehydrogenase E1 component, which gives rise to MDNLSYLNGTNAEYIESLYQTYKEDPNSVEFGWQKFFEGFDFGRDSSPASAGEETPEHFLKEVSVLNMINGYRQRGHLFTHTNPVRERRQHLPTLDLENFKLSAADLDTVFNSGVEIGIGAAKLSDIVAFLKQTYCRSIGAEYKYVRTPEVLSWIEHKMESVRNTPNFSIEEKRRILKKLNEAVSFENFLGTKFLGQKRFSLEGAEALIPALDSVIEKGSELGIEEFVIGMAHRGRLNVLANIMQKTYKDIFAEFEGKGYSAASPFGGDVKYHLGYSTDVTTNNGNSVHLSLCPNPSHLETVNGVVEGMTRSKIDFKYGGDDARIAPILIHGDASVAGQGIVYEVIQMAGLDGYKTGGTIHLIINNQIGFTTNFKDARSSTYCTDIAKVTLSPVFHVNGDDVEALVYAINLAMEYRQKYKNDVFIDILCYRRFGHNEADEPKFTQPLLYKAIEQHANPRDIYVQQLIKEGKLEASMAKELEKEFRGLLQERLNEAKEITSTYQDVKFGGAWADMRLATVQDFETSPNTAVKKTTLLEVAKRISSLPSDKKFFKKIEKLFDERSKMANTTHVFDWAMGEQLAYGTLLAEGKRVRLSGQDVERGTFSHRHAVLTLEDSEEEYIPLAHVSDQQAPFDIYNSHLSEYGVLGFEYGYAMANPNALTIWEAQFGDFFNGAQIVVDQYIASAETKWQRENGLVMLLPHGYEGQGPEHSSARIERFMELCADYNMQVTNCTTPANFFHAIRRQFKRDFRKPLVVFTPKSLLRHPLCVSKLEEFTDNKFQEVIDDANVKAASVNRVLFCSGKIYYELLEKQQKDQIKDVAIVRVEQLYPTPLAQMEAVYQKYKNAKEAVWVQEEPENMGAWPYLLRRLRKTIFNDIEVISRKESSSTASGFARQHADQQAYILAKAFEMPVTETEKEIAKKSVSKVYNVD
- the odhB gene encoding 2-oxoglutarate dehydrogenase complex dihydrolipoyllysine-residue succinyltransferase encodes the protein MSIEIKVPPVGESITEVVLSRWVKNDGDAVEMDEVIAELESDKATFELTAEQAGTLRTVASEGDTLAIGAVVCKIEDGGAAPKSKEAPAAEKATVAEDTKSAPVAEKSADSYATGTPSPSAGKILAEKGVDAGSVKGTGVDGRITKEDALNAEKAQPKAAAPATAAVVAPVAGARNERRQKMSPLRKTVAKRLVAVKNETAMLTTFNEVNMKPIMDLRGKYKDQFKEKYGVGLGFMSFFTKAVCEAMKDFPAVNARIDGEELVYNDFVDISIAVSAPKGLVVPIIRNAESLTLAQIEKSVIELATKARDSKLTIEEMTGGTFTITNGGVFGSMMSTPIINAPQSAILGMHNIIERPIAEKGEVVIRPMMYLALSYDHRIIDGRESVGFLVRVKQLLEDPARLLLGV